A genomic stretch from Algoriphagus halophilus includes:
- the porU gene encoding type IX secretion system sortase PorU has product MRLLIKKLIVILTISLSFSWEGLSQSQFYSIKIAESGIFKLEEEDAKRLGANSLSDISFFGYPGMLPQPLQEEQLAKQEIPSFIQNGVLYIYLEGPHVFEKDSSFNWNYRHHLYADSLSYLIGVGSRTKDVSTLELPESISAPKPLYQLIPFKGEENNILNSGRTWYSEAILPQSSRTISVFKQAGNSERWKLFGTLMSSSSTPSSISILLDDQEGYEASFDAIPTTTYGIKGIEDQFSFEFSPKENRLDRIRTSFKSADQSATGYWDNICVGIPYSSQTLGPGIYYNWNAESVSLVKDPKLSYWDVSDFFRPQRLEFALNTEPKIDKLIVFNPEEVSALSQFKSISKQLSESNSSSELIIIAPKIFSFSAEKLKSHKIQIGIPTEVVWIEEIIDHFGYGNQDLTAIRNYIASRYHHSNSLKNVLLFGKGTFDYKGKLGGRPNLIPTYSSRNSLNPLTTYSSDDYFGMVEIGQGSWAESSEGDEMMQIGVGRLPVISKEEALVVVNKIIAYESSHEPGFWKKGISFLVDDGDNNIHMRDAEKHATYLEENHPFIQQKKLYLDSYEQVTEGTNQKSPQAISALEKTLEEGTLILNYIGHGNETSLTAEEVFTVADIRNWPKQKNLALWVTATCEFGRQDSPFFRSAAEELLIASDRGAIGILSTGRPVFSSVNFSVNEAFIQEAFQSNTSGYQDLGTIFKNTKNKSLKGPFNRNFSLIGDPSLKLAKPELAVDLISIEDKAGNTLNSLPSGQALILKSAIIDPVSGATQIGYHGNYQIEIWGGQSDKKSFGDENPPFSYTESEVVLFRGEGSVLNGELTTEIFIPRKLGEKEFSARIRIIAMENQSNFEAFGTESVLAKESNETVLDREGPSIQLLLNGVDPVSNSFPSTSLFAHIDLEDRSGIDISGLLPERQLSVEINGGAPLYLNREFIARNNRFESGYIEILLEGFVEGKNEILINAWDNLGNQSNLSVPFFVKGSEQLKILNHKTYPNPTNEVSNFILEHNRPGENFQITISIFQTTGQAIFTESLRLTKASARIDDLSWIFLQNQSKYPAKGTYIYKLTLQSETDNSTATVSGQIVIK; this is encoded by the coding sequence AATTCTATTCGATAAAAATTGCTGAATCGGGAATTTTTAAATTAGAGGAGGAAGACGCTAAAAGACTGGGAGCAAATTCTTTGTCAGATATCTCCTTCTTTGGGTATCCAGGTATGCTCCCCCAACCACTTCAAGAAGAACAGTTGGCCAAACAAGAAATCCCAAGTTTCATCCAGAATGGCGTTCTTTATATTTATTTAGAAGGACCACATGTTTTTGAAAAAGATAGTAGCTTCAATTGGAACTATCGGCATCACCTCTATGCTGATAGTTTAAGCTATTTAATTGGGGTTGGAAGCAGAACAAAAGATGTATCTACCCTTGAACTTCCTGAATCAATATCAGCCCCGAAACCCCTCTATCAATTGATTCCATTCAAAGGGGAAGAAAACAATATTCTGAATTCAGGAAGGACTTGGTATTCGGAAGCTATTTTACCTCAAAGCTCAAGAACTATTTCTGTTTTTAAACAAGCAGGAAATTCTGAACGTTGGAAATTATTTGGAACCTTAATGAGTAGCTCCTCAACTCCTTCTTCCATTTCTATTCTATTAGATGATCAGGAAGGATATGAGGCCTCATTTGATGCGATCCCAACTACCACCTATGGAATCAAAGGAATCGAGGATCAGTTTTCTTTTGAATTTTCACCTAAGGAGAATCGACTGGACCGAATACGTACCAGCTTCAAATCTGCAGATCAAAGTGCAACTGGATATTGGGATAATATCTGTGTAGGAATTCCATACTCAAGTCAAACCCTTGGACCAGGTATTTATTATAATTGGAATGCAGAAAGTGTTTCCTTGGTCAAAGACCCTAAGTTATCTTATTGGGATGTAAGTGATTTTTTTAGACCGCAACGCTTAGAGTTTGCACTTAATACGGAACCGAAAATAGATAAACTCATCGTCTTTAACCCAGAAGAAGTATCTGCTCTAAGCCAATTTAAATCAATCAGCAAGCAGTTATCGGAATCGAATAGTTCTTCAGAATTAATAATCATTGCACCCAAGATCTTTTCATTTTCAGCTGAAAAACTAAAATCTCACAAAATCCAGATCGGAATTCCTACTGAAGTAGTATGGATCGAGGAGATAATTGATCATTTTGGATACGGTAACCAAGACCTGACAGCCATCCGGAATTATATTGCCAGTAGGTATCATCATTCCAATTCCTTAAAAAATGTCTTGCTCTTTGGAAAAGGGACATTTGATTACAAAGGTAAATTGGGAGGACGACCTAACCTGATCCCCACTTATTCAAGCCGAAATAGCCTAAACCCATTAACTACCTATAGTTCTGACGATTACTTCGGGATGGTGGAAATTGGCCAAGGTTCTTGGGCTGAAAGCTCAGAGGGAGATGAAATGATGCAAATTGGAGTGGGACGACTTCCAGTTATCAGCAAAGAAGAGGCATTAGTTGTGGTCAATAAAATAATTGCCTATGAAAGTAGCCATGAACCAGGTTTTTGGAAAAAGGGTATTTCGTTTTTAGTAGATGACGGTGATAACAACATTCATATGCGGGATGCTGAAAAGCACGCAACGTATCTTGAAGAAAATCATCCCTTCATCCAACAAAAAAAACTTTACCTAGACAGCTATGAACAGGTAACGGAAGGAACAAACCAAAAGTCCCCTCAAGCTATTTCTGCATTAGAAAAAACATTGGAAGAGGGAACCCTCATTCTCAATTATATTGGGCATGGAAATGAAACCTCCTTGACTGCAGAAGAGGTATTTACAGTTGCTGATATCAGGAATTGGCCCAAACAAAAGAATTTAGCTTTATGGGTCACTGCCACTTGTGAATTTGGTAGGCAGGACAGCCCATTTTTTAGATCAGCAGCAGAAGAATTACTTATTGCTTCGGATAGAGGAGCCATCGGTATTTTGAGTACAGGAAGACCCGTATTTTCAAGTGTAAACTTCTCCGTCAATGAGGCCTTTATCCAAGAAGCATTCCAATCCAATACTTCAGGATACCAGGATCTTGGCACTATTTTTAAAAACACTAAAAACAAGAGTTTGAAGGGGCCTTTCAATAGAAATTTCTCCTTAATAGGTGATCCAAGCCTTAAATTGGCGAAACCTGAGCTAGCAGTGGATTTAATATCCATCGAAGATAAAGCAGGAAACACCCTAAACTCACTTCCTTCAGGACAAGCTCTCATATTGAAAAGTGCGATCATTGATCCAGTGAGCGGAGCCACACAAATTGGTTACCATGGAAACTATCAAATTGAAATTTGGGGTGGGCAATCGGACAAAAAAAGCTTCGGAGATGAGAACCCTCCTTTTTCCTACACGGAATCAGAGGTGGTTTTATTCAGAGGGGAAGGAAGTGTTTTGAATGGAGAGCTCACTACTGAAATTTTTATTCCAAGGAAGTTAGGTGAAAAGGAATTCTCTGCCAGAATCAGAATCATCGCAATGGAAAACCAATCTAACTTTGAAGCTTTTGGAACGGAATCGGTTCTCGCGAAAGAATCAAACGAAACTGTATTGGATAGGGAAGGTCCTTCCATCCAACTACTGTTAAATGGGGTAGACCCTGTTTCAAATTCTTTCCCTTCTACATCACTTTTTGCTCATATTGACTTGGAGGATAGGAGTGGAATAGATATTTCTGGTCTCTTGCCTGAACGTCAACTTTCCGTGGAGATCAACGGGGGCGCACCCTTGTACCTAAACCGGGAGTTTATTGCTCGAAATAACAGGTTCGAAAGTGGGTACATCGAAATTTTATTGGAGGGATTTGTTGAAGGAAAAAATGAGATTCTGATTAATGCTTGGGATAATTTGGGAAATCAAAGTAACTTAAGTGTACCGTTCTTTGTAAAAGGAAGTGAACAGTTGAAAATTCTGAACCACAAAACATATCCTAACCCCACGAATGAGGTCAGTAACTTTATTTTAGAGCACAATAGACCAGGTGAAAATTTTCAAATTACAATTTCTATATTTCAAACTACAGGTCAGGCAATATTTACTGAATCACTTCGTTTGACCAAGGCATCCGCTAGGATTGATGATTTATCATGGATATTTTTACAAAACCAATCAAAATATCCCGCAAAAGGAACTTATATTTACAAATTAACGCTTCAATCTGAAACCGACAATTCAACGGCTACAGTTAGCGGTCAAATCGTTATTAAATGA